The segment TAACACGCATTGAAATCCATTGTCGTTGAAGCTAGATGGCGATTTTCTTCAGTAGCCTTGCTGGATGGAAACCATATCCATATACTCGAGAAGTCCTTCCTTGTGCAATAAAAGCTTATTGCAATCTTCCAATGATATACCATCGAATTTCTCTCCATCAATCCTGCTTTTCCCATGGAACCATTCCATTAATTTTTTGGGGTCATCTATGCTCTTAATTGACTGAACCAAATCATTACCGAGATTATTCCCGTCCTCAATCGCGGCCGCTGTCACATAGTCAACAAAGTTCGCCACATTATACCCCATATAGCATACCACCAATATTGCACATGACGCAATCACCATGCGAGTTTCTGAAATTTGTCAATTCATTTATTTTCTTTTTGCCCACCTTTTTAGACATTGAAGTGTGATAAGTTCAGTTTAGATTCGACCCATACGCTGACTCGACCTGGAGGGTATCGATGGCTTTTCGATCACGGAACGCGCACCGGCGACGACTGGCGCCTTGTGGGCGACGCCGCCGCCCATGTGGACCCGCCCTCTGCCGTTTTCGGTACCGAGATGTGCGGCGCACTGCTATATGCCCATTTCGCGGGCGACTGCGCCTGAACGGATGTCATCATCACCTTCTATTTTTTTAGGAAATGATTCAATTATCTAACCGATACCCCGGTATAATCGGTGGTGTTTGGAGAGAACACGGAGTTCGAAAAAAGGGAAGTTCCCCGCCGGAGGTGTTCGGCTTCGCTCGGTCGAAAATTTTTGTCCTGAAACGGTAAAATTGTTGCAAAATTACCCTCCGTCAACTAAGTGTGGCTATCACTTTTTCTGATGGAGAATCTCATGGCCAAATGCGAAGTATGCGGGAAATCGGTCCTGTTCGGAAACAGCGTAAGCCATTCCAATAAAAAGACCCTGAAAACTTGGAAACCCAACGTCAAGCGGCTGCGCGTGATGGAAAAAGGCCGGGTGATGCGCAAATATGTCTGCACCCGCTGCATACGTTCCGGAATGGTAACGAAGGCGAG is part of the Spirochaetota bacterium genome and harbors:
- the rpmB gene encoding 50S ribosomal protein L28 yields the protein MAKCEVCGKSVLFGNSVSHSNKKTLKTWKPNVKRLRVMEKGRVMRKYVCTRCIRSGMVTKAS